One part of the Perognathus longimembris pacificus isolate PPM17 chromosome 10, ASM2315922v1, whole genome shotgun sequence genome encodes these proteins:
- the LOC125358406 gene encoding plasmolipin, with protein sequence MAEFPSKVSTRTSSPAQGAGVSVSTLRPDPDFVRSSFGVLMLLQLVLGLLVWALIADTPFHLYPAYGWVMFVAVVLWLVTIVFFVLYLFQLHMKLYMVPWPLALMVFNITATVLYITAFITCSAEVDVKFLRGSRPYNQRAAASFFACLVMIAYGVSAFFSFQAWRGAGSNAATSQMAGGYA encoded by the exons ATGGCCGAGTTCCCGTCGAAAGTGAGCACGCGGACCAGCAGCCCCGCGCAGGGCGCCGGCGTCTCGGTCTCGACGCTGCGCCCGGACCCGGACTTCGTGCGCTCCAGCTTCGGGGTGCTCATGCTGCTGCAGCTG GTGCTGGGGCTGCTGGTGTGGGCCCTGATTGCTGACACCCCATTCCACCTGTACCCTGCCTACGGCTGGGTGATGTTCGTCGCTGTTGTCCTCTGGCTGGTGACAATCGTCTTCTTTGTCCTCTACCTGTTTCAGCTGCACATGAAGTTGTACATGGTGCCCTGGCCACTGGCG CTAATGGTCTTTAATATCACTGCCACCGTTCTCTACATCACTGCCTTCATCACCTGTTCTGCCGAAGTTGACGTGAAGTTCCTGAGGGGCAGCCGGCCTTATAACCAGCGCGCAGCTGCCTCT TTCTTCGCCTGTCTGGTGATGATCGCCTATGGAGTGAGTGCTTTCTTCAGCTTCCAGGCCTGGCGAGGAGCAGGCAGCAACGCAGCCACCAGTCAAATGGCTGGTGGTTATGCCTAA
- the LOC125358407 gene encoding ADP-ribosylation factor-like protein 2-binding protein: MDALEEESIALSFSSASDAEFDAVVGCLEDIIMDDEFQLLQRNFMDKYYQEFEDTEENKLTYTPIFNEYISLVEKYIEEQLLERIPGFNMAAFTTTLQHHKDEVAGDIFDMLLTFTDFLAFKEMFLDYRAEKEGRGLDLSSGLVVTSLCKSSSTPASQNNLRH; encoded by the exons ATGGACGCCCTGGAGGAAGAGAGCATCGCGCTGTCCTT CTCTTCTGCCTCTGATGCAGAATTTGATGCTGTGGTCGGATGTCTTGAAGACATTATCATGG ATGATGAGTTCCAGTTATTACAGAGAAACTTCATGGACAAGTATTACCAGGAGTTTGAAGACACGGAAGAGAATAAACTCACCTACACACCCATTTTTAACGAATAT ATTTCTCTGGTAGAAAAGTATATTGAAGAACAGCTGTTGGAGCGGATCCCTGGATTCAACATGGCCGCTTTCACAACAACATTACA GCACCATAAAGATGAAGTGGCTGGTGACATATTTGACATGCTGCTCACATTTACTGATTTTCTGGcgtttaaagaaatgtttttggACTACAGAGCA GAAAAGGAAGGCCGAGGACTAGACTTAAGCAGTGGCTTGGTAGTGACGTCCTTATGCAAATCATCTTCAACACCAGCCTCCCAGAACAATCTACGTCACTAG